A portion of the Halobacillus ihumii genome contains these proteins:
- a CDS encoding heptaprenyl diphosphate synthase component 1, translated as MNTSEVNLKQLKQKIASQVRHPFLAKFIPEPVIDEDKLVILSSIMDHTTLSPVKKEQYVITTMLVQIALDTHDLVTLTDEDDEKETIRTRQLTVLAGDYYSGLYYYLLSQLNDIPMIRTLAGAIKEINELKMELYYKDVDSFQEFLLSLKKIESLLIQRVASYVQKTTINDMAGEWLLAKRLIDEKTSYQEGKFSPLIDRLVRKPESSGQVMISLEQMLQKHITRLEATVSQLPIHFNWLKSYIHTAIHHKFYEKHIVEEG; from the coding sequence GTGAACACATCAGAAGTGAATCTCAAACAATTAAAACAAAAAATTGCCTCTCAAGTTCGCCACCCCTTTTTGGCGAAATTTATTCCAGAGCCAGTTATTGATGAAGACAAGCTGGTTATCTTGTCTTCTATCATGGATCATACAACCCTATCTCCTGTGAAAAAAGAACAGTACGTGATTACTACGATGCTTGTTCAAATCGCTCTCGACACTCATGATCTTGTCACATTGACCGACGAGGATGATGAGAAGGAAACGATTCGTACACGCCAACTCACTGTGCTTGCTGGTGACTATTACAGTGGCCTTTATTACTATTTGCTATCACAGCTTAACGATATACCTATGATTCGAACGCTAGCTGGAGCGATTAAGGAAATTAACGAATTAAAAATGGAGCTCTATTACAAAGATGTAGACTCGTTCCAGGAGTTTTTACTCTCCTTAAAGAAAATTGAATCCTTGTTAATTCAACGAGTAGCCTCGTATGTACAAAAGACGACTATTAATGATATGGCCGGAGAGTGGCTGTTAGCGAAAAGGCTGATTGATGAGAAGACAAGCTATCAGGAAGGTAAATTTTCTCCACTGATAGACAGGCTGGTTAGAAAACCGGAATCAAGCGGTCAAGTTATGATAAGTCTAGAGCAAATGCTGCAAAAACATATCACTCGTTTAGAAGCTACCGTATCCCAGCTTCCGATTCATTTTAATTGGTTAAAATCTTATATCCATACCGCTATTCATCACAAATTTTATGAGAAGCACATTGTAGAGGAAGGGTAA